The following DNA comes from Sulfuricaulis sp..
CACGGCTGACTCAAGACACCTGCCGTTCAATTGCACTTTTCAGCCAGCGAATGAATTTAAAAAAAAGTCAACCGCTTTTCTGGGGGTCGTGCCTGAAATCGCCATAACCCCGAATGTCATCCTCGAGATCGTCATAGCCCCGCGTGTCTTCCTTGAAATCGCCATAGCCGGCCAAGATCCGGCCTCCGATTTTTTGTGCCTGTCCTTTCTTTTCCATTAGCTTGTCGCGGGTGAGCTTGCCGCTGACTTCCTTGATCCTGCCTTTTGCCTGTTTGATTCGACCCTTGAATTGATCCTTGTTCATGATTGCCTCCTGACAACGAATTTCGAGAACTTCCCGCACCGCCTTACGCGGCAATACGGCCTCTGACCTGTCACAGTATGTGCGCCCAACCTCGATTGATCGGTGCGCTAGCCCACATGATCAGGAAATCCCGATCCCGCACGCTGTAAAGGGTTACACCCGGGGTGTATCGCTTGGCAGGACTCACTCAACAACCAATCTGTGATGTAAATCGAGGGACGATGATTGATGCGTTTGGAACCTGATTTATACTGAGCGAATGTCCTCAAAAGGTTTGGCCCAAATACCGCCATGGCATTACTTCGCCTTGCTTCGTTCCGGGCGCATGGCAGCGGCTGCCTGCTACCTGCTCACCCTCGCTGGATGCGCGAGCTTTCCCGACGCCGCCCATGAGATGGGGAAACCTCATGCAGAGACGGTTCAATTCGACAGCGCGCGCGGTCCTGTCTCGGCAAACAAAAGCGCCAACATTCTCGCAGAACTCAAAAGCCAATCCGGCGACATCGACATACTGCAAAAGCACCTGGCGCTGGAACAGGCGATTAACACCGACAGCCCGCTGGTGCTGGGCAACAGGCTGGTCCTGCTGCAAGACGGGCCGGCGACGTACCAGGCCATGTTCGCAGCCATGCGCCAAGCCAAAGACCATATCAACCTGGAAACCTACATCTTCGGAGACGACGACATCGGCAAACAGTTCGCAGATCTGCTGCTGGAAAAACAAGCCGCGGGCGTCCAGGTCAACCTGATTTACGACAGCGTCGGCTGCCTGAATACGCCGAAGGTTTTTTTCGAGCGCCTGAGCGCCGGTGGCATCCAGGTACTTGAGTTCAATCCGATCAACCCATTGACCGGCAATAAAAAGGAATGGCTGCTCAATAACCGCGACCACCGCAAATTGCTGCTGGTCGACGGCCGCATAGCTTTCATCGGCGGCATCAATATCAGCGAATCCTATTCCAGTAGCCCCTCCGTCAAGTCAGCCAGGAAAAATGAGGTGAACGCCGTGGGCTGGCGTGACACTCATCTTCAGATCGAAGGTCCGGTGGTGGCAGATTTCCAGAAGCTGTTCATGGACACCTGGACCAAGCAAAAGGGTCAGCCGCTGGCCCGGAAAGACTATTTCCCCAAACTCGGTAATCAGGGCGACGAGATCGTGCGCGCGATCGGCAGCGCCTCCGCCGATCCCCACAGCCTGATCTATCTCACGTTGCTATCGGCAATTGCCAATGCGGAACGGCGCGTGTATCTGACGAATGCCTATTTCGTTCCCGATCCGCAATTGCTCAAATCCCTGACCGACGCGGCACGGCGCGGCGTCGATGTGAGGCTGGTTCTACCAAGCTACTCCGACTCCTGGACGGTGTTCCATGCCGGACGCTCGCATTACACTAAGTTGCTCCGCGCCGGCGTTAAAATCTTTGAACGGCGCGGCGCGGTCATGCATTCCAAGACCGCTTCCATTGACGGCGTCTGGTCAACCATCGGTTCAACCAATCTGGATTGGCGCAGCTTTTTGCACAACGACGAACTCAACGCATCGATTCTGGGCCGCGATTTTGCCCGGCAAATGGACGCCATGTTTACCAGGGATTTGGCGGAGTCCAACGCCATCGACCTCGATCGCTGGAAGGAACGATCGCTGATGCTCCGATTGAAAGAGTGGCTGGCACGCTTCGCTGAGTACTGGCTGTAGCCAGATTCAGCGGGCGTGAGCTGACGGAAAACGGGTTCTAATGCCCGTTTTTCGCTTAGAACTTGAACTCGAGTCCGGCCGTGAAGGTATTGAGGTTGGTATCCGCCACTTCATAGCGTTCCGCGTCGAGGCGTAATGCGAAGTTTTCAGTAAAGCCAAACTTGAAGCCGCCACCCCAGAACGGATCGTTGCCTTTACTGGCTCCCAGCGCTCCGCCCAATGACGAATCCGATTCCCACCAGAACTGTCCGACCTTTGCAAAAGCCGTCGACGTGGTTCCCACCGGCATCGAAAATACCGCCGACAGGCCCTTGCCATCGGATTCGAACCTGTCGCTGCCGTTGCTGACACGGTTGAAATCGACCCACGAGCCTTCGACGCCGAACCAGTTGTTGAACTGACCGCCAATGACCGCCTTCAATACATCATCATTGTCGTCAAGATCGCTTTTTTTGATGCTATAGGCGCCCCACGAACCACCAAAATATACCCCGGGACCTTTTGCCTGGGCAGCGGTAGCGCTCAGTGGACCGAGCAACAGCACGGCCGACAAGCCGATGAGAGAACTTAGTTTTTTGATTCGCATGTCTACAGCTCCTTATCCGATTGGATTAATCAGTGAAAATTCAGCGTATCACCCATACCGCCATGCTTCTGTGTTCTGGCGCACATAAAGTTCGAAATATTGTGGCTGAGGCATCCACGATATGACGAAGACCCGGTTAGTTAAATAACGACCAAAAGGGGCTCAATGAAGGTGTCAGTCGTTCAACGTGAACGATTAATCTCCGAGACGGAGTTTTGTCTCGCTCGAATTTTCGTCAACGCGCCTCGAGAACCATACCCGTGACAACAAGGTTACCGTGGAACTCGAAACGCCCCTTCCAGGACTTTGTGTCATACTCCAGCAGCGCGATACTCCGCCGTGGTCGCAGAGCGAAGCATCCTGAACTCGCATAGTTGGCGGGAATATCCACCGTGACATCGTCGTACTCCAGCCACTGCCGGGTCACGCCGTTTTGGCACTTATAGAAAGATTCTTTGGCGCTGAATATGATGGCGGCACATCGAACCTGCTCCAGCTCACGGAGCGCAGCGAGCCAGACCATCTCTTCGGGCGTGCAGATGGTCGGCCAAATTTCCGGCGTCACTTGCCCGACGATTTCCATATCCAGACCGATGGCGCGGAACTGGCTTTGCCTTGCGACGACGGCGCCACACATGCCGGTTGTGTGAGATATGCTGCCGACGACGGTATCCGGCCATTGCGGCCGCCGGTCGCTGTGCATGCGCAGTGGGTAGTCAATGAATCCGAACTCTGCCAGGGCTCGGCGCGCGCAAAGGCGTCCGGCGGCGAACTCCTGCATCCGCTTCGGAACGGCGCGCACGAGTTGCTTTGCTTCATCGGGCAATAACAGCGACGGGTCGCCGGCTGTCCGAAGTTCGGCGGCCGCCACGCCCGGCGGGAACAAACTGGCCAACAGCGAAGAAGGACTCGCGGGATTGTTTTGAAACGTCGGGGTGTAACCATATTCGACTGACTTATGACCCGCAGCACCAGGGGAATTCCGGCTGCTCCAGTTTTCCTCAGTGGATATGATGTGCCTCGACATGTTTATTTATGCGCTCACGGTGCGTCGTTTCCCCGGTTTGTCATAAACATCCATCAACGCCGAGACTTGTGCGGCCATCTGCTCCAGGCCCTGGCCCTTGAACACAGTGAAATGATCGCCGTCAAGGACGGAAACATCGACGCCCCCCAACGCGAAGGCGCCCCAGCCCATCCGGGGATCGAGAAACAGGCCTTTGGGCTCCTGGGCGCTGCACAAAAGCGTTATTTTTCCGGAGTAGGGTTTGGGCTCATAGGCTCGCGCTGTTTCTTCAAGATATGCGAGCAGCCATTGATCGTAATTTTCTGCACTTGACTCTCTGGCCTCGAATGCGACGCGTGCCGGCGCATTGCCCGGCGAGCGGCCAAACCAGCGCAACAGTCTTTTATACATGACTCGCTGTTTCAGGAACGCAGCCAGCGTCTGCTCACGCGACATCATTCTCTGCCAGTCCGCGCCAATCAGTTGCCAGCGATACGAGTAATCGGCAAGGATGGCGCGCGTCCGGGAAAGTCGTCGATGGTGGCCCGGCGCCCAGGCATCGATCATGGCGAGCAGCGACACCTCGTGTCCCGCTTCGGTGAGCTGTCGCGCCACCTCGAAGGCCAGCACCCCGCCGACGCACCAGCCGATCAGTTTGTAAGGCCCGGTGGCTTGAAACTTGCGGATAAGCTGCACGTACTCGGCAGCAATGGCTTCCAGCGTTTGCGGGAAGCTTTCGCGCTCTATCGAAGGATCGAATAGCTGAAGCGCCGTGAGAGGTTGGTCCGGGCCGAGGCGTCTGGAAAGATTGTAATAATAAACACCGGTGTTATGGATGGCGATCAAAGGCGGCTTCGAACCATTAGGCTGCAACCGGACCACTTGCCGAAAATCGAATTCGCGCTGACCGCTGTGCGTCAACAGCTTTGCCTGCTCGACGATGCTCGATGCCCTGAACAGGGTCAACAGGCTCAGGCGCTGTCCGAACTCTGCTTCGATACGGGCCAAGAGTCGCGCCGCCAGCAGGGAATGACCGCCCGATTCGAAGAAATCCGCCGTCTTGTCAATCGTCCCCAGCCCAAGCACCGAACTCCAGATCCTTGCCAGA
Coding sequences within:
- a CDS encoding CsbD family protein yields the protein MNKDQFKGRIKQAKGRIKEVSGKLTRDKLMEKKGQAQKIGGRILAGYGDFKEDTRGYDDLEDDIRGYGDFRHDPQKSG
- the cls gene encoding cardiolipin synthase, encoding MGKPHAETVQFDSARGPVSANKSANILAELKSQSGDIDILQKHLALEQAINTDSPLVLGNRLVLLQDGPATYQAMFAAMRQAKDHINLETYIFGDDDIGKQFADLLLEKQAAGVQVNLIYDSVGCLNTPKVFFERLSAGGIQVLEFNPINPLTGNKKEWLLNNRDHRKLLLVDGRIAFIGGINISESYSSSPSVKSARKNEVNAVGWRDTHLQIEGPVVADFQKLFMDTWTKQKGQPLARKDYFPKLGNQGDEIVRAIGSASADPHSLIYLTLLSAIANAERRVYLTNAYFVPDPQLLKSLTDAARRGVDVRLVLPSYSDSWTVFHAGRSHYTKLLRAGVKIFERRGAVMHSKTASIDGVWSTIGSTNLDWRSFLHNDELNASILGRDFARQMDAMFTRDLAESNAIDLDRWKERSLMLRLKEWLARFAEYWL
- a CDS encoding outer membrane beta-barrel protein, whose translation is MRIKKLSSLIGLSAVLLLGPLSATAAQAKGPGVYFGGSWGAYSIKKSDLDDNDDVLKAVIGGQFNNWFGVEGSWVDFNRVSNGSDRFESDGKGLSAVFSMPVGTTSTAFAKVGQFWWESDSSLGGALGASKGNDPFWGGGFKFGFTENFALRLDAERYEVADTNLNTFTAGLEFKF
- a CDS encoding 4'-phosphopantetheinyl transferase; translation: MSRHIISTEENWSSRNSPGAAGHKSVEYGYTPTFQNNPASPSSLLASLFPPGVAAAELRTAGDPSLLLPDEAKQLVRAVPKRMQEFAAGRLCARRALAEFGFIDYPLRMHSDRRPQWPDTVVGSISHTTGMCGAVVARQSQFRAIGLDMEIVGQVTPEIWPTICTPEEMVWLAALRELEQVRCAAIIFSAKESFYKCQNGVTRQWLEYDDVTVDIPANYASSGCFALRPRRSIALLEYDTKSWKGRFEFHGNLVVTGMVLEAR